One window of the Klebsiella oxytoca genome contains the following:
- the sirB1 gene encoding invasion regulator SirB1, with product MRSLADFEFNKAPLCDGMVLISELIRDDFPTHYVQDELERLLGLAQEEIASSWDQERQIERLLELFYNDWGFSDSRGVYRLSDVLWLDKVLNNRQGSAVSLGAILLWIAQRLSLPLVPVIFPTQMLLRADPEESEEMWLINPFNGETLNEHTLEVWLKGNISPVAELFNEDLDEADNAEVIRKLLDTLKSALMEERQMELALRTSEALLQFNPEDPYEIRDRGLIYAQLDCDHVALQDLSYFVEQCPEDPISEMIRAQINTISHKQITLH from the coding sequence ATGAGGTCGTTAGCTGATTTCGAATTTAATAAAGCGCCGTTATGTGACGGCATGGTCCTCATTTCTGAATTAATCCGCGACGATTTTCCGACGCACTATGTGCAGGATGAGCTGGAGCGGCTGCTGGGCCTGGCGCAGGAGGAGATCGCCTCTTCGTGGGATCAGGAGCGCCAGATAGAGCGTCTACTGGAGCTTTTCTATAATGACTGGGGCTTCAGCGATTCGCGCGGCGTTTACCGTCTGTCCGATGTTCTCTGGCTTGATAAAGTCCTGAACAACCGTCAGGGAAGCGCGGTGTCGTTAGGCGCGATTCTGTTGTGGATTGCCCAGCGTTTGTCGCTGCCGTTGGTTCCGGTTATCTTCCCGACGCAGATGCTGCTTCGCGCGGATCCTGAAGAGAGCGAAGAGATGTGGCTCATTAATCCGTTTAACGGTGAAACGCTGAACGAGCATACGCTTGAAGTGTGGCTGAAGGGCAATATTAGCCCGGTCGCCGAGCTGTTTAACGAAGACCTTGATGAGGCGGATAACGCGGAAGTGATCCGCAAGCTGCTCGACACGTTAAAATCGGCGCTGATGGAAGAGCGGCAGATGGAGCTGGCGTTACGGACCAGCGAAGCGCTACTGCAGTTTAACCCGGAAGACCCCTATGAAATTCGCGATCGCGGGCTTATTTATGCCCAGCTGGATTGCGATCACGTGGCGTTACAGGATCTCAGCTACTTTGTTGAACAGTGCCCGGAAGATCCTATCAGCGAGATGATTCGCGCCCAGATCAACACTATTTCGCATAAACAAATTACATTGCATTAA
- the sirB2 gene encoding invasion regulator SirB2, whose product MNLFSAVLYLHIACVVVSVSLFVLRYWWSWSGHRLFHQRWVRIVPHCSDTLLFLSGAGLMALTHSLPFTEEGTWLTEKLFGVIIYIALGFIALGRRRSRSQQSRFVAFLLALVVLFIIIQLAITRIPLLG is encoded by the coding sequence ATGAATCTGTTTAGCGCGGTTCTGTATCTGCATATTGCCTGCGTAGTGGTTTCGGTCAGTCTGTTCGTGCTGCGCTACTGGTGGAGCTGGAGCGGTCATCGCCTGTTCCACCAGCGCTGGGTGCGTATTGTGCCGCACTGCAGCGATACGCTGCTGTTTCTCAGCGGGGCGGGTTTAATGGCATTAACGCACTCTCTGCCGTTTACCGAAGAAGGTACATGGCTGACTGAAAAGCTGTTTGGCGTTATCATTTATATTGCATTGGGATTTATCGCGCTGGGCCGTCGTCGCTCGCGCAGTCAGCAGAGCCGGTTTGTCGCCTTTCTGCTGGCCCTGGTGGTGTTGTTTATCATTATTCAACTCGCCATCACAAGAATACCGTTACTGGGGTAA
- the prmC gene encoding peptide chain release factor N(5)-glutamine methyltransferase has translation MTFQQWLTQAIARLSQSESPRRDAEILLGHVTGKARTFIFAFGETTLTAEQAAELETLLSRRARGEPVAHLVGQREFWSLPLFVSPATLIPRPDTECLVEQTLARLPDKPCRLLDLGTGTGAIALALASERPDCHVTAVDFMPDAVALAARNVEHLAIENVTVQQSHWFSSLAGQQFDFIVSNPPYIDAADPHLAQGDVRFEPKTALVAADGGLADLAHIIREGRRFLTSGGFVLLEHGWTQGEAVREIFREAGYRNIATCRDYGDNERLTLGQYQGGA, from the coding sequence ATGACTTTTCAGCAGTGGCTGACGCAGGCCATCGCCCGCCTGAGCCAAAGTGAAAGCCCGCGCCGGGATGCCGAAATTTTGCTTGGTCACGTGACCGGCAAAGCGCGGACTTTTATTTTCGCGTTTGGTGAAACGACGCTGACGGCAGAGCAGGCCGCTGAGCTGGAAACGCTGCTGAGCCGTCGTGCGCGGGGCGAGCCGGTGGCTCACCTGGTGGGCCAGCGTGAATTCTGGTCGTTGCCGTTGTTCGTTTCGCCCGCGACGCTGATCCCGCGTCCGGATACCGAGTGCCTGGTTGAGCAGACTCTGGCGCGTTTACCTGATAAACCGTGTCGTCTTCTCGATCTCGGCACCGGCACCGGGGCTATCGCTCTGGCGCTGGCCAGCGAGCGTCCGGATTGTCATGTCACCGCCGTTGACTTTATGCCCGACGCGGTTGCGCTGGCGGCGCGAAACGTTGAGCACCTCGCCATTGAGAACGTCACCGTGCAGCAAAGCCACTGGTTTAGCTCGCTTGCCGGCCAGCAGTTCGACTTTATCGTCAGCAACCCGCCCTATATCGACGCCGCCGACCCGCATCTTGCGCAGGGCGATGTGCGCTTTGAGCCGAAAACGGCGCTGGTCGCCGCCGACGGCGGTCTGGCCGATCTGGCACATATCATTCGTGAAGGTCGCCGTTTTCTGACTTCCGGCGGCTTTGTGCTGCTGGAACACGGTTGGACTCAGGGGGAAGCCGTGCGTGAAATCTTTCGCGAGGCGGGCTATCGCAATATCGCCACCTGCCGCGACTATGGCGACAACGAGCGCCTGACGCTCGGGCAATATCAGGGAGGCGCATGA
- the prfA gene encoding peptide chain release factor 1, translating into MKPSIVAKLEALYERHEEVQALLGDAATIADQDKFRALSREYAQLSDVARCYTDWRQLQDDIEAAQMMLDDPEMREMAQEELLEAKEKGEQMEQQLQVLLLPKDPDDERNAFVEVRAGTGGDEAALFAGDLFRMYSRYAESRRWRVEIMSASEGEHGGFKEVIAKISGDGVYGRLKFESGGHRVQRVPATESQGRIHTSACTVAVMPELPEAEMPDINPADLRIDTFRSSGAGGQHVNTTDSAIRITHLPTGIVVECQDERSQHKNKAKALSVLGARIRAAEVSRRQQAEASERRNLLGSGDRSDRNRTYNYPQGRVTDHRINLTLYRLDEAMEGKLDMLIEPIVQEYQADQLAALSEQE; encoded by the coding sequence ATGAAGCCTTCTATTGTTGCCAAACTGGAAGCCCTTTACGAACGCCATGAGGAAGTTCAGGCGCTACTCGGCGATGCCGCGACTATCGCCGATCAGGATAAGTTCCGCGCGTTATCGCGCGAATACGCGCAGTTGAGCGATGTTGCCCGCTGTTACACCGACTGGCGACAGCTGCAGGATGATATCGAAGCCGCGCAAATGATGCTCGACGATCCGGAAATGCGTGAAATGGCGCAGGAAGAGCTGCTCGAAGCGAAAGAAAAGGGCGAACAGATGGAGCAGCAGCTGCAGGTTCTGTTGCTGCCTAAAGATCCGGACGATGAGCGCAACGCTTTTGTGGAAGTTCGCGCCGGTACCGGCGGCGACGAAGCGGCGCTGTTCGCCGGCGATCTGTTCCGTATGTACAGCCGTTACGCGGAATCACGCCGCTGGCGTGTGGAAATCATGAGCGCCAGCGAAGGCGAGCACGGCGGCTTTAAAGAAGTGATCGCGAAAATTAGCGGTGACGGCGTCTATGGGCGTCTGAAGTTTGAATCCGGCGGCCATCGCGTTCAGCGCGTTCCGGCTACCGAATCTCAGGGCCGTATCCATACTTCCGCTTGTACCGTGGCGGTGATGCCGGAGCTGCCGGAAGCCGAAATGCCGGATATCAATCCGGCGGACCTGCGTATTGATACCTTCCGCTCCTCCGGCGCGGGTGGTCAGCACGTTAACACCACCGATTCAGCGATTCGTATTACCCACTTGCCGACCGGCATTGTCGTCGAGTGTCAGGACGAACGTTCTCAGCACAAAAACAAAGCCAAAGCGCTATCGGTGCTGGGCGCGCGTATCCGCGCCGCGGAAGTGTCCAGGCGGCAGCAGGCGGAAGCCTCCGAACGGCGCAACCTGCTGGGCAGCGGCGATCGCAGCGACCGCAACCGCACCTATAACTATCCGCAGGGCCGGGTGACCGATCATCGCATCAACCTGACGCTTTACCGGCTGGATGAAGCGATGGAAGGCAAGCTGGATATGCTGATTGAGCCGATCGTTCAGGAATACCAGGCCGATCAGCTGGCAGCCCTTTCCGAGCAGGAATGA
- the hemA gene encoding glutamyl-tRNA reductase, translated as MTLLALGINHKTAPVALRERVTFSPDTLDQALESLLAQPMVQGGVVLSTCNRTELYLSVEEQDNLQEVLIRWLCDYHGLNEEDLRNSLYWHQDNDAVSHLMRVASGLDSLVLGEPQILGQVKKAFADSSRGHLHVSELERMFQKSFSVAKRVRTETDIGASAVSVAFAACTLARQIFESLSSVTVLLVGAGETIELVARHLREHKVRKMVIANRTRERAQALADEVGAEVIALSDIDERLKEADIIISSTASPLPIIGKGMVERALKARRNQPMLLVDIAVPRDVEPEVGKLANAYLYSVDDLQNIIQHNLAQRKAAAVQAETIVEQETSEFMAWLRAQSASETIREYRSQAEQVREELTAKALAALNQGGDAQEIMQDLARKLTNRLIHSPTKSLQQAARDGDDERLHILRNSLGLE; from the coding sequence ATGACCCTATTAGCTCTTGGCATTAACCATAAAACAGCTCCTGTAGCGCTGCGAGAACGCGTAACGTTTTCGCCGGATACGCTCGATCAGGCGCTGGAGAGCTTACTTGCCCAGCCAATGGTGCAGGGCGGGGTGGTGCTGTCGACCTGTAACCGAACGGAACTCTATCTCAGCGTCGAAGAGCAGGATAACCTTCAGGAAGTTCTCATCCGCTGGCTGTGCGACTACCACGGCTTAAACGAAGAAGATCTGCGCAACAGCCTTTACTGGCATCAGGACAACGATGCAGTCAGCCATTTAATGCGCGTCGCCAGCGGCCTTGATTCGCTGGTGCTTGGCGAGCCGCAGATCCTCGGGCAGGTGAAAAAAGCGTTTGCTGATTCCAGCCGCGGGCATCTGCACGTGAGCGAGCTGGAGCGTATGTTCCAGAAGTCGTTCTCGGTGGCCAAACGCGTACGTACCGAAACCGATATCGGCGCCAGCGCGGTCTCCGTAGCTTTTGCCGCCTGTACGCTGGCCCGGCAAATCTTTGAATCTTTATCCAGCGTTACCGTGCTGCTGGTCGGCGCCGGTGAGACCATTGAGCTGGTGGCTCGCCATTTGCGCGAGCATAAAGTGCGCAAAATGGTGATTGCCAACCGCACCCGCGAGCGCGCTCAGGCGCTGGCTGATGAAGTCGGCGCAGAAGTGATTGCGCTGAGCGATATCGACGAGCGGCTGAAAGAGGCCGATATTATTATTAGTTCCACCGCCAGCCCGCTGCCGATTATTGGAAAAGGGATGGTGGAGCGCGCGCTGAAAGCGCGTCGCAATCAGCCGATGCTGCTGGTCGATATCGCCGTTCCGCGCGATGTCGAGCCGGAAGTTGGCAAACTGGCGAACGCCTATCTCTACAGCGTGGACGACCTGCAAAACATCATTCAGCATAATCTGGCGCAGCGTAAAGCCGCGGCGGTACAGGCGGAAACCATTGTTGAGCAGGAAACCAGCGAGTTTATGGCCTGGCTGCGCGCCCAGAGCGCCAGCGAGACTATCCGCGAATATCGCTCCCAGGCCGAGCAGGTCCGTGAGGAGCTGACGGCAAAAGCGCTGGCTGCGCTGAATCAGGGCGGCGATGCGCAGGAAATCATGCAGGACCTGGCGCGCAAATTAACTAACCGCCTGATCCATTCGCCAACCAAATCTCTTCAGCAGGCCGCCCGTGACGGGGATGATGAACGTCTGCATATTCTGCGCAACAGCCTCGGGCTGGAATAG
- the lolB gene encoding lipoprotein insertase outer membrane protein LolB, with product MNRLFRLLPLASLVLTACTINAPKGPGKSPDSPQWRQHQQDVRNLNQFQTRGAFAYLSDEQKVYARFFWQQTGQDRYRLLLTNPLGSTELSLTAQPGSVQLIDNKGKTYTATDAEEMIGRLTGMPIPLNSLRQWIIGLPGDATDYSLDDQYRLRELNYAQNGKTWHVTYGGYTSDTKPSLPANMELNDGSQRIKLKMDNWIVK from the coding sequence ATGAATCGACTGTTCCGCCTGTTGCCGCTGGCAAGCCTCGTTCTGACCGCCTGTACAATTAATGCACCGAAAGGGCCTGGTAAAAGCCCGGATTCTCCGCAGTGGCGTCAGCACCAGCAAGATGTCCGCAATCTTAATCAGTTCCAGACGCGCGGCGCTTTTGCTTATCTCTCAGATGAACAAAAGGTGTATGCCCGCTTCTTCTGGCAGCAAACCGGCCAGGATCGCTATCGCCTGCTGCTGACGAACCCTCTCGGCAGCACCGAGCTATCGCTAACCGCCCAACCGGGCAGCGTACAGCTTATTGACAATAAAGGAAAAACCTACACGGCTACCGATGCGGAAGAGATGATTGGCCGCCTGACCGGCATGCCGATTCCGCTCAATAGCCTGCGTCAATGGATTATCGGCCTGCCGGGCGACGCCACCGACTACTCTCTTGACGACCAGTACCGCCTGCGCGAACTGAACTACGCCCAGAACGGCAAAACCTGGCACGTTACTTACGGCGGCTACACCTCCGACACCAAACCTTCGCTCCCGGCCAATATGGAACTTAACGACGGCAGTCAGCGCATCAAGCTGAAAATGGATAACTGGATTGTGAAATGA
- the ispE gene encoding 4-(cytidine 5'-diphospho)-2-C-methyl-D-erythritol kinase, producing MTRWPSPAKLNLFLYITGQRADGYHTLQTLFQFLDYGDTLTIEPRGDGQLRLLTPVDGVPDEENLIIRAARLLMQAAEKAGTLPVGSGADISIDKILPMGGGLGGGSSNAATVLVALNHIWGCHLSEDELAALGLQLGADVPVFVRGHAAFAEGVGEILTPAEPEEKWYLVAHPGVSIPTPIIFRDPELPRNTPSRSINTLLKCKFGNDCEVIARKRFREVDAALSWLLEYAPSRLTGTGACVFAEFDTESAARQVLEKAPAWLHGFVARGVNISPLKQALR from the coding sequence ATGACCCGCTGGCCTTCACCCGCAAAGCTGAACCTGTTTTTGTACATTACCGGGCAGCGCGCCGACGGCTATCACACGCTGCAGACGCTGTTTCAGTTTCTCGATTATGGCGACACGCTGACGATTGAACCGCGCGGCGATGGCCAACTGCGTCTTCTGACGCCGGTTGACGGCGTGCCGGATGAAGAGAACCTGATTATCCGCGCGGCCAGGCTACTAATGCAGGCGGCGGAAAAAGCCGGGACGCTGCCCGTCGGCAGCGGTGCCGATATCAGTATCGACAAGATTCTACCGATGGGCGGCGGCCTCGGCGGCGGCTCATCCAACGCCGCAACCGTACTGGTGGCGCTTAATCATATATGGGGCTGTCATCTTTCAGAAGATGAGCTGGCGGCGTTGGGTCTGCAGCTGGGCGCCGACGTGCCGGTTTTCGTCCGCGGACATGCGGCCTTTGCCGAAGGCGTAGGGGAAATTCTGACCCCGGCTGAACCCGAGGAAAAATGGTACCTGGTGGCGCATCCTGGAGTCAGCATTCCAACGCCGATCATTTTTCGCGATCCGGAGCTGCCGCGTAATACACCGTCCAGGTCAATTAATACGTTATTAAAATGTAAATTCGGCAATGATTGCGAGGTTATCGCAAGAAAACGTTTTCGTGAGGTTGATGCAGCGCTTTCCTGGCTGTTAGAATATGCGCCGTCGCGCCTGACTGGCACCGGTGCATGTGTTTTTGCTGAATTTGACACAGAATCCGCCGCTCGTCAGGTGCTTGAAAAAGCCCCGGCATGGCTGCATGGCTTCGTGGCGCGAGGTGTTAACATCTCTCCGCTCAAGCAGGCGCTGCGCTAA
- the prs gene encoding ribose-phosphate diphosphokinase, translating into MPDMKLFAGNATPELAQRIANRLYTSLGDAAVGRFSDGEVSVQINENVRGGDIFIIQSTCAPTNDNLMELVVMVDALRRASAGRITAVIPYFGYARQDRRVRSARVPITAKVVADFLSSVGVDRVLTVDLHAEQIQGFFDVPVDNVFGSPILLEDMLQLNLDNPIVVSPDIGGVVRARAIAKLLNDTDMAIIDKRRPRANVSQVMHIIGDVAGRDCVMVDDMIDTGGTLCKAAEALKERGAKRVFAYATHPIFSGNAIQNIKNSVIDEFVVCDTIPLTPEIRALEKVRTLTLSGMLAEAIRRISNEESISAMFEH; encoded by the coding sequence GTGCCTGATATGAAGCTTTTTGCTGGTAACGCCACCCCGGAACTAGCACAACGTATTGCCAACCGCCTGTACACTTCTCTTGGCGACGCCGCTGTAGGTCGTTTTAGCGACGGCGAAGTCAGCGTACAAATCAATGAAAACGTACGCGGTGGTGATATTTTCATCATCCAGTCCACTTGTGCTCCCACCAATGACAACCTGATGGAACTGGTTGTTATGGTTGATGCTCTGCGTCGTGCTTCGGCAGGTCGTATCACCGCTGTAATCCCCTACTTCGGTTATGCTCGCCAGGACCGTCGTGTTCGTTCCGCTCGTGTTCCTATTACCGCGAAAGTGGTTGCTGATTTCCTGTCCAGCGTTGGCGTCGACCGCGTTTTGACCGTTGATCTGCACGCAGAACAAATTCAGGGCTTCTTTGACGTTCCGGTTGATAACGTATTCGGCAGCCCGATCCTGCTGGAAGATATGCTGCAGCTGAACCTGGATAACCCTATCGTCGTTTCTCCGGACATCGGCGGCGTTGTTCGCGCCCGCGCTATCGCCAAGCTGCTGAACGATACCGATATGGCTATCATCGACAAACGCCGCCCGCGCGCTAACGTTTCTCAGGTGATGCACATCATCGGTGACGTTGCTGGCCGCGACTGCGTGATGGTTGACGACATGATCGATACCGGCGGTACCCTGTGTAAAGCGGCTGAAGCGCTGAAAGAGCGCGGCGCGAAGCGCGTATTCGCTTACGCAACGCACCCGATCTTCTCCGGCAACGCCATCCAGAACATCAAAAACTCGGTGATTGATGAATTCGTCGTCTGCGATACCATTCCGCTGACGCCGGAAATCAGAGCGCTGGAAAAAGTCCGTACTCTGACGCTGTCTGGTATGCTGGCCGAAGCGATTCGTCGTATCAGCAACGAAGAATCTATCTCTGCTATGTTCGAGCATTAA
- the dauA gene encoding C4-dicarboxylic acid transporter DauA, with amino-acid sequence MNRLFSSHVMPFRALIDACWKEKYTASRFTRDVIAGITVGIIAIPLAMALAIGSGVAPQYGLYTSAVAGIVIALTGGSRFSVSGPTAAFVVILYPVSQQFGLAGLLVATLMSGIFLILFGLARFGRLIEYIPLSVTLGFTSGIGITIATMQIKDFLGLQMAHVPEHYLQKVGALFMALPTVNPGDAAIGIVTLGTLILWPRLGIRLPGHLPALLAGCAVMGVVNLFGGNVATIGSQFHYILADGSQGNGIPQLLPQLVLPWDMPGSDFTLSWASLQALLPAAFSMAMLGAIESLLCAVVLDGMTGTKHKANSELVGQGLGNIVAPFFGGITATAAIARSAANVRAGATSPVSAVIHAVLVIMALLILAPLLSWLPLSAMAALLLMVAWNMSDAHKVVNLLRYAPKDDIIVMLMCMSLTVLFDMVIAISVGIVLASLLFMRRIARMTRLAPVKVEVPDDVLVLRVIGPLFFAAAEGLFTDLETRVAGKRIVVLKWDAVPVLDAGGLDAFQRFVKKLPEGCELRVSNLEFQPLRTLARAGVKPIAGRLSFYPDRNAALADI; translated from the coding sequence GTGAACAGATTATTTTCCTCACACGTGATGCCTTTCCGCGCCCTCATCGACGCTTGCTGGAAAGAGAAATATACCGCTTCGCGGTTTACCCGCGATGTAATTGCCGGGATTACCGTCGGAATTATCGCTATTCCGCTGGCGATGGCTCTGGCAATTGGTAGCGGCGTGGCGCCGCAGTACGGTCTCTATACCTCCGCAGTGGCGGGGATCGTCATTGCATTAACCGGCGGCTCGCGCTTCAGCGTTTCCGGGCCAACCGCCGCATTCGTGGTGATTCTGTACCCGGTCTCACAGCAGTTCGGCCTGGCAGGACTGCTGGTTGCGACGTTAATGTCGGGGATCTTCCTGATTCTGTTCGGCCTGGCACGCTTTGGCCGCCTGATCGAGTATATTCCACTATCGGTTACCCTTGGCTTCACCTCGGGGATCGGTATCACCATTGCTACCATGCAGATTAAAGATTTTCTCGGCCTGCAAATGGCGCACGTGCCGGAACATTATCTGCAGAAAGTCGGCGCGCTGTTTATGGCTCTACCCACCGTGAATCCCGGCGATGCCGCCATCGGCATTGTCACGTTGGGTACGCTGATCCTCTGGCCGCGCCTCGGTATTCGTCTGCCGGGCCATCTTCCGGCCCTGCTGGCAGGCTGCGCGGTGATGGGCGTGGTCAATCTGTTTGGGGGCAACGTCGCCACCATTGGCTCACAGTTCCACTATATTCTCGCCGACGGCAGCCAGGGCAACGGTATTCCACAGCTGCTGCCGCAGCTGGTGCTGCCGTGGGATATGCCGGGTTCAGACTTCACGCTCAGCTGGGCTTCACTGCAGGCGCTGCTGCCAGCGGCGTTTTCCATGGCGATGCTCGGCGCGATTGAATCCCTGCTCTGCGCCGTAGTGCTGGACGGCATGACCGGCACCAAACACAAGGCCAACAGCGAGCTCGTAGGCCAGGGTCTTGGCAATATCGTCGCTCCGTTCTTCGGCGGCATTACCGCCACCGCCGCCATCGCCCGCTCGGCGGCCAACGTCCGCGCCGGGGCAACTTCGCCGGTTTCCGCCGTGATCCACGCGGTGCTGGTCATCATGGCGCTGCTGATCCTCGCCCCCCTGCTCTCCTGGCTGCCGCTTTCCGCTATGGCCGCGCTACTGCTGATGGTGGCATGGAATATGAGCGACGCGCATAAAGTCGTTAACCTGCTGCGCTATGCGCCTAAGGACGACATCATCGTTATGTTGATGTGCATGTCGCTGACCGTACTGTTTGATATGGTCATTGCGATTAGCGTCGGTATTGTGCTCGCCTCCCTGCTATTTATGCGCAGGATCGCGCGTATGACCCGCCTCGCGCCGGTCAAGGTTGAGGTTCCGGATGACGTTCTGGTACTGCGGGTAATTGGCCCGCTGTTTTTCGCTGCCGCGGAAGGATTGTTTACCGATCTGGAAACCAGAGTGGCAGGCAAGCGTATCGTCGTGCTGAAGTGGGACGCGGTACCGGTGCTGGATGCTGGCGGACTGGACGCCTTCCAGCGTTTCGTGAAGAAACTGCCGGAAGGCTGTGAACTGCGCGTTTCCAACCTGGAGTTTCAGCCGCTGCGCACCCTGGCGCGAGCGGGCGTCAAACCGATCGCGGGTCGTCTGAGCTTCTACCCGGACCGTAACGCCGCGCTGGCGGATATTTAA
- the ychH gene encoding stress-induced protein YchH, with protein MKRRNASLLGNVLMGLGLVVMVVGVGYSILNQLPQLDLPQFFAHGAILSIFVGAVLWLAGARIGGHEQVSDRYWWVRHYDKRCRRDQHRHS; from the coding sequence ATGAAACGCAGAAACGCTTCGTTACTCGGTAATGTGCTGATGGGGTTGGGGTTGGTCGTCATGGTTGTCGGCGTTGGTTATTCTATTTTAAACCAGCTTCCGCAGCTTGACCTGCCGCAGTTTTTCGCACACGGCGCGATCTTGAGTATCTTTGTCGGCGCGGTACTGTGGCTGGCTGGCGCCCGTATCGGCGGTCATGAACAGGTGAGCGACAGATACTGGTGGGTTCGCCACTATGACAAACGCTGCCGCCGCGATCAGCATCGCCACAGCTAA
- the pth gene encoding aminoacyl-tRNA hydrolase — protein MTIKLIVGLANPGAEYAATRHNAGAWYVDLLAEHHRAPLREESKFFGYTSRINLAGEDVRLLVPTTFMNLSGKAVGAMATFFRINPDEILVAHDELDLPPGVAKFKLGGGHGGHNGLKDIISKLGNNPNFHRLRVGIGHPGDKNKVVGFVLGKPPASEQKLIDEAIDEAARCTEVWLKDGLTKATNRLHAFKAQ, from the coding sequence GTGACCATAAAATTGATTGTCGGCCTGGCGAATCCCGGGGCTGAATACGCAGCGACCCGACATAACGCCGGCGCCTGGTACGTAGATTTACTGGCAGAGCACCACCGCGCGCCGCTGCGCGAAGAGAGCAAATTCTTCGGCTACACCTCGCGGATTAACCTTGCAGGCGAAGATGTTCGGCTGCTGGTGCCGACGACCTTTATGAATCTCAGCGGTAAAGCCGTCGGCGCGATGGCCACCTTCTTTCGCATCAACCCGGATGAAATCCTTGTCGCCCACGACGAGCTTGATTTACCGCCGGGGGTGGCGAAATTCAAACTTGGCGGCGGCCACGGCGGTCATAACGGCCTGAAAGACATTATCAGCAAGCTGGGCAATAACCCGAACTTTCATCGCTTACGCGTGGGAATTGGCCATCCGGGCGATAAAAATAAAGTTGTCGGTTTTGTACTGGGCAAACCACCCGCCAGTGAACAGAAGCTGATTGATGAAGCCATTGACGAAGCGGCACGCTGTACCGAAGTGTGGCTGAAGGATGGCCTGACCAAAGCGACCAACCGTCTACACGCTTTTAAAGCGCAATAA
- the ychF gene encoding redox-regulated ATPase YchF produces the protein MGFKCGIVGLPNVGKSTLFNALTKAGIEAANFPFCTIEPNTGVVPMPDPRLDKLAEIVKPQRILPTTMEFVDIAGLVKGASKGEGLGNQFLTNIRETEAIGHVVRCFENDNIIHVNNKVDPADDIEVINTELALSDLDTCERAIHRVQKKAKGGDKDAKAELAALEKCLPQLENAGMLRALKNLTDEDKAAIKYLSFLTLKPTMYIANVNEDGFENNPYLDKVREIAAAEGSVVVAVCAAVESDIAELDDADRDEFMAELGLEEPGLNRVIRAGYELLNLQTYFTAGVKEVRAWTIPVGATAPQAAGKIHTDFEKGFIRAQTISYEDFITYKGEQGAKEAGKMRAEGKDYIVKDGDVMNFLFNV, from the coding sequence ATGGGATTCAAATGCGGTATCGTCGGTTTGCCCAACGTCGGCAAATCCACCCTGTTCAATGCGCTCACCAAAGCGGGTATTGAAGCGGCCAACTTCCCCTTCTGTACCATTGAGCCGAACACCGGTGTCGTGCCGATGCCCGATCCGCGTCTGGACAAACTGGCTGAAATCGTCAAACCGCAGCGTATTCTGCCAACCACGATGGAATTCGTCGATATCGCCGGTCTGGTAAAAGGCGCGTCCAAAGGTGAAGGCCTGGGCAACCAGTTTCTGACCAACATCCGCGAAACCGAAGCTATCGGTCACGTGGTGCGCTGTTTCGAAAACGACAACATTATCCACGTTAACAATAAAGTGGATCCGGCTGACGATATCGAGGTTATTAACACCGAGCTGGCGCTGTCCGATCTGGACACCTGCGAGCGCGCAATCCATCGCGTGCAGAAGAAAGCTAAAGGCGGCGATAAAGACGCTAAAGCCGAGCTGGCGGCGCTGGAAAAATGCCTGCCGCAGCTGGAAAATGCCGGCATGCTGCGTGCGCTGAAAAACCTGACCGACGAAGATAAAGCAGCAATTAAATACCTGAGCTTCCTGACGCTGAAGCCGACCATGTACATCGCCAACGTTAACGAAGACGGCTTTGAGAACAACCCGTATCTTGATAAAGTCCGCGAAATCGCCGCAGCCGAAGGTTCGGTCGTGGTCGCCGTTTGCGCCGCCGTTGAGTCCGATATCGCCGAGCTGGACGATGCTGACCGCGACGAGTTTATGGCCGAGCTGGGTCTCGAAGAGCCGGGCCTGAACCGCGTTATCCGCGCCGGCTACGAACTGCTGAACCTGCAGACCTATTTCACCGCCGGGGTGAAAGAAGTTCGCGCATGGACGATCCCCGTTGGCGCCACTGCCCCGCAGGCCGCAGGTAAAATCCACACCGACTTTGAAAAAGGCTTCATCCGCGCACAGACTATCTCCTACGAAGACTTTATTACCTATAAAGGCGAACAGGGTGCCAAAGAAGCCGGGAAAATGCGTGCGGAAGGAAAAGATTACATCGTGAAAGATGGCGATGTGATGAACTTCCTGTTCAACGTCTAA